The following nucleotide sequence is from Aedes aegypti strain LVP_AGWG chromosome 3, AaegL5.0 Primary Assembly, whole genome shotgun sequence.
accccatttttttaACCCTCttatactcaaatttttattttcgatttaaatataatttttcgttatctaaaatcgttctaaacacgttttgggcaaagatttatttttattcgtgaattaatgaattttggttttagatttttataatttttatttttgaacatccctacgctttttcattttttcttgaagtcaGTATTGGTTAttgattttttgcaataataaaaatttaagtttttacggaacttttgaaaataattaatattttttttttttctggagcatattttattttccgtgtaactaacggaaaaacagatttgacatcattttaataccaccaagctctttttctgtgataggttgatcgtcgaaaaatataaaaggtacgattttttatattaaacgttGAATGAACttcaggcatttgtaggttatataagaatacaatttttcaaacaattttcaaaaatacaaaaaagtttcaaaagtcataaaaaatttTCCTTACATGCGTGTTATGAGCTAAGGTGTAAGCCAGAAATAAAATCAtcttaatttccgagctacgaaaaaatatacaattttccaaagtttgaaaaaaaagggAATGTTTCTTAAGATTTTCGTAGTCTGATTATCATGAGCCACCTATTCTCCACACACACTCTACACATTCCTCACTGTCGTCGTCAATCAACCCTTATCGTCGTAGTTGCGCGGTTTGGCATCCCACCGGTATAATCTCCGCTTGACCAACGACAGGGCGTAGTCTTCCGGTTCGCTCGGCGGCGCCGAGACACGGTCGAACACAATTTCGTAGTCTAGGCCCTGCACTACGAAACCGGTGGCAGTCTGCTCGAGTCGCGTCGCACGTTCGATGTTTCGCACCTCCGATATGGCTTTGATTTTGTCCAGGTCTGGAAGTAGAGAACAGAAGCTTTAATTAAATGCTCGATGGTTTTATTTGGTAGACATTGTTTCATTTATGGAGAAGTGCCGAACGATgaacccactaacccaatatcctatccatgacaactgtggagatgcagatggTTTACTCGGtactaggggccttccttagccgaattgttagagtctgcggctacaaaacaaattcaTGCTGAAGGTacctggattcgattcccgatcggtccaggatcttttcgtaatggaaatttccttgacttccctgggcatagagcatcatcgtacctgccacacgatatacgaatgcgaaaatggcaactttggcaaagaaagctctcagttaataacagtggaagtgcccataagaacactaaactagGAAACGGGCTCTGTTCTAGGgacttaatgccaagaaaaagaagaagaagaatttattACGAAttaaatctgaatctgaatcggCTTTCATTCATATTTAAGCCATACACGGGAAGGTTGATAACACGTTtgcttttatgtttttttttacttggaTCACTTAATTTGTTCACTGTTGGATTTTATCGGAAATAACTGGTTTTTACCGTGTTCACATTTATtgcttttgaatttgaatttcttgAAGCTGTTTCCATCGCTATGAAGACACGGCGTGTCTGATAGAAcaatattattacaaaaaaataggcatcgctaaatctttcaccattcgaaaatataagtttttagctttcatttgacgggttccccaaaaaaatcttgtagtacattattttcaaatataatcatgGTAAAAGACAGTTTTGTTTTTCTCAAGCTCGATGGAagcccaaatttcaaatgaaagttgatatAACAAAGATATATAAGATTACATATTGTAATGGAtataactgtcctatgtgatcttgTGGATTTAATATGCCATAGGACACTTACTCGTACAGTGGAGGACATACTCagataattttcattcttttatcgagatccgcacagctgagCGGTCAGCAAATTAATTCAACTAATTTATCAGCATAACATtaagtttatttaaaacagcACCATTGGGTGccgtcatcaaacgtcacttttactaAGATGTCAGCAGACgaccttttaccgagatttgcacagctgagatcggcattcgaATTTAGGTGTGTATTTGATTCTATTGTCTAAATCCTTGTTTCTTTTCATATTTAGAATAGAtgaattttctttttcttctatctggaattacacccctattgaggagttctgtttgatctttcgaccttgacgcttgcttctgcgggagcgagtgacgagggcaggatcaaacatgtcgcgcgtcggtcgagtgaagtgaaaaagttccgcgatcggttagttctgtttgatcttcgaccttgaggattgctccttggcagtgcgtcaagaaagcccgagcagtcgtcagttgttttccctctcgggtcgtgcgcctatttgcTCTGAGTGCTATATaaccgagcaaacgagttaagctgaatgtggattgttgctgctcagtcaaggatgacggatcaattggtgagctcgtttcatgctactatttctaatctataaaatatgtatgactgcacatttaatcgatacaacggtaggacgtaaatatgatttttcaacaaactatgaatggttcgtcactgtgagtgtcgacataaactctaattcatgaattatttatgtttaacatttttttgtttttaaaacacccctttctttttatctttatttttgtaattataaaaaaaaaactttgaatgttttgacactacaagtgtagacttgcgaaaggttcactttattcaacaaattttggatggttcgccactgtaagtgtcggcataagaataagagtgttctatgatgttccagccaatcgagtttttgtttcttttcaaataagtaaaatataataacacatgctttagtcctgacagctgtaagaatgttacatttagatatttgttcaacaaactttgaatggttcgtcacctcaagtgtcggcataattttcctttacatagaaattgttcatatcaaatgaaaatattatattttcataaaagcatatttatatttgacaaaaaactatttatcatggtctaatcacttatcaaagtgaatcctttgacccaacgatcctccccattaacaaacatccttcccagtaacctttgtggagatgcagaggcaaacacggtctccaaaggttacacactaacattccttcccctatcccacctgactgcaaggacgtggccggcgccgttattgaccctgtataaatagaggcactgaattatgcacactgaagaagattatggccaatcccagccgaacttctagttgattctttgtgcattttcactgacttcggtcaatcccggaatagcaaccattgatatgggtagtcagtctaagctaagctaagctaagctatctGGAATTACACCCCTATTGAGACAAAGCCAGCTTCTCAGATTTCTTCGGTTACTCATTGACTAAGAATTTGATTcgccaatgttttttttatattgtatgtaaaaaaatattctcaaccgATAAGATCTAATCAActatgctgaaaatttcacaaactATGTAACGCTCTAGCGGGAGGGAGGACTATGCTCCATTCAAAAAGCGTTATGGAGGGAGGGGGgtgaggtggtcaaaaattgccgattttagcgttatgtaataaatggacgccgccaaATGATTGATACGAAATAAAGCTCTTCTGAACCATTTCTACAAATCAATAACACTTGCTGCTGGGTtaatattttcatcttttccacaattaatatgatatagaaaacaaaattccaaaatagtgactcttttaaatgaaaatagtCATGCAGTTGAGCTAACTCAACTGTTATATCCTTGAAAATATCGTGGTCAACATGCACCATCTGGCTtcataaataagcaaaaatgccacatttgaggaacagaaaatctattcaagattTTAGAAACGCAATTCCATGACCAGTACCTTCTAACAGTTTGGACCAGCGTTCGCgccaaaaaaatcattgagcatttttttttttcaagcagtaCGAAACTGTCGATGAAATTCGATATCTTTGGAAGTTTGTTCATTATGTCTCTACAATGAAAATTCCATGCACATCTGATATAAAAAAGGGACATATGATTGGATTTTGGAGATTCTTATTTGACTCCTCTTGATTAAGGTTTATGGAGCTACTGTAAAAAAAGAGGCAGACTCTTGTGCCGATATCATCGCAAAACCCGCCAAAAAGCTCCAAAAGGTAATGTAAAATGTGTGCTGCATGGAGCTCATTTTGCTACGACCAATAAATGCGGCCACTTGATTTATgttgtttttatgtaaaagcccaaaaaattgcaaaattttaaattgaacaaaatacctTATATTTAGAAATTTACCGGCGTAAAAGATAGCGTACCGCTGATGTGCGCACGAATGGGAAGGTatcttttcgagatattgaaacCCTTAGAAGAAAGCCTTAAAAATCTACTGTAAATTGCAGTTACTCAACTCTACGGAACAAGTAGgcacatgaaatttaacttgTTAATCTACCTCATAATACTTACCGTTGCCAATAATCACATAATTAATcatatttcatgttgaaaacatatattatatgaatatgaTATCAATTTAAGAGGAGtataaaatggtaaaactttcttgtttgtaagctgcttacgtgttttaattactgcagtaattgtGGAAATTGTATTCTTGTCGTTCTGCTTGTCAGAAAACCACTTTCACGGTGGAActatttgattgatttgatttaaTAGGAAATATCTTGCACTATATacttattaaattttgaaattccatgCTAAAAACATCAAAGACATTACAATACTATTAAAAAGTCTGTGGAGTGTCACTTACTCCGGGTGCCCCAATATTATGCTTAATGAggatttttaaagctttttgcAAAGGTTAGCATATTCAATTTACTTTCGTAGACTGTTGTAATGTTGATCCATTCTACTTTTGACCTTTTAACGGTTGATTGGaaaagaaaattctcaatcaataactaagtactcaacgaactcagagctgggaagcaggctatgtcccagcagaggtgtaatgcatgacagaagaagaataaatttaatgtattcTAACCATGGAAGGAAACAGTGCTCGGTTAGATATACTTCCACTGTACGAATAAGTGAACAGTTGAACTTCCAACATATCTaatcgaataagtgtcctatagctcaataaatcctcaaaatcatataggacagttttgttttctaCAAAATGAAACTCAATATATAAGTATGTATATgtattttatgaacttttatatggaaatgaAACTTTCTTCGAGCTTAGGACCAACGAAACTGTCTTTTACaatgattacatttaaaaataagggatggtacacaaattatgtcacgctaaatttcgactttttcgagccctcccccctttgtcacgtatTTTTTATGAgtcctctgaaaattttgtaaggcttgtcacgcttggcttgaccccctcccccccttggagcgtgacgtaatttgtgcatgacccctaatgtactttaaagaacaaaaattaaaaaaaaaatttttgggatcctcggtggatttttttggggaacacgtcaaatggaagctaaaaacctatattttcgaatggtgaaagatttagcgatgcctatttttttgtgataatcttttcccatatacacgccgtgaAGACTGATAACAAACGGATTTTGCTGCACGTCATGTGGAGAACCCAaactatttttcaatttaaatccCACAGAGTTCTATAAAGATGTAAACAAGTAAACTGCGCTTCAAGCCTTCCACCAACTGATGACTAATCAGTAATCATGTTTACATCAATAGCCACCAGGATCGATATTATAAACTTCCGCACAACATCGACCGAACGACGACAGAGCGGCTTTGTAATAGAATTAACGATACAAACTCTTCTGATAAGTAGTTGTAGTTATATGCTGTGCGCAACACATATCAAATACAAGTAAGACTGGTACCGACAGCGGCATGTTAACCAATTGCACGGTCAAGGTGTTTACCTTAACGTCTCTCTCCAATTGCGCCCCCATGCCGCGGTACGCCCCAGCAACATTACAGAACTCAGTCAGAGTGATCCTACGCATCAACACGATCTCCTTCACACCGAAGAACATGATTTAACCTTCTGtctgtgcaaaaaaaaagttacgttgtcTGTGTCTTGGAGCCATATTGATCCCGAATTCAGATCATGATAACTTTgataacaaatattttaaatatttctgctgatttgtaaaaaatgattcagttgtACTAAAATTAATATGCAAATTTAAAAGGGATATGGTTCATTGTGAAAGAGAggttgttgtgaaaaaatgtaacaaaagcGACTTTTGATACTTTCTTCTCACAAACAGTCTTATATAAGATTATTCTATGTTCTGGTGATATTGGTTCATGAACTTTACTCTGGTTGTATGCTTAGTTCAACATTATGCAACGAAAAGGCGCTAGTGAGCTACAAATACAAATCTTGATAACTCAGTTGTGGGTATTTTCGACGAAAAGGTCTGCTAGATCTAAGGCAATTCGATTCACGTTTGAATAGATTCATTTTGACACTTGTAGAATaacattgaattttttaagtcgtatactgcccataaaagcataactgtcccatatggaactAGTAGACATTGAGAAAAAGCgctcaaatttgaagtttgtcttctcatacaaatgttcataattttctagtacatttctacaAGCTCTATTCATTTCGCAACaccgcacagtgcgttgctccatagacaaaaatcaaatttcaagttattttattctgcgataataagtatccacaaaTTTTTATAGGTAGCATCCGctattgaaacaagtatttataagACATACAAAGCACTAAAACTACTACAACAAGCTTCGAAAGCATCCAttgtcggagtagcagaaaaactaaattttgtcgcatgttttcagcattcCTTTCAACTAGTACGGAGAGTTTTGAAACCAATGTATTtaatcaaaatccaaaagaGAACATGGCTGGaggttggtaaagtatatttgatgggataataacaccaattttaactttgaatatgagaaatcgacaaaaacatgtctgtgagtgatttagggtggaactcggtggaacttttttttgtatcgATTATCAAAGTTGCATGTTAgaatttcataagtttgatttcatagccaactatgaaatcaaacttatgaaatactaacatgcaactttgataatcgattcaaaaaaagttccaccgagttccaccctaaatcacTCACAGACATGTTTTTTAAAGTGTCATGTGAaaggtctgaaagatacagctgcaactccctgcaactcttcgagatttttgactatttttaggggtattccttaaccagcacaagtatgaaaatgagttgtttgtgatggaaaatccgaaaatcttgcAACACTATGTGGTCTCGGCTCaaccagacattacaccagagcaagtttatgctaaaaa
It contains:
- the LOC5564638 gene encoding uncharacterized protein LOC5564638 — translated: MVISAPGKMFLVTCLLFAMCVALFFTVVTMKKNERMLQWENFMRRGQSRLTESGATNHWYFVVRDLDKIKAISEVRNIERATRLEQTATGFVVQGLDYEIVFDRVSAPPSEPEDYALSLVKRRLYRWDAKPRNYDDKG